DNA sequence from the Chitinophaga flava genome:
TCACCCCGAAAATAAACCTCATAATGACAATCCGGAAACTATACCTGCTACTGTTAATACTGCCGCTGGCATTTGTTGGCAGACCATCCCTGGCCCAGCAGAAAGAGACTAAAACAGCTGCTGACATCAGACAACTCAAGGCAAAAACCAGAAATGCGCTCGACTCTCTGGACAAAGAACAGGAAAGACTAAAAGAAGATGCGGGTAAACTAAAGAAGTCAGAAGAAGCAGAATTCAAAAAAGAAATGGCAGCCATCAAGCGCGAAGAAGTTAACCTGCGGGAAAAAGTAAAAGAAGAAACTAGAGTGGCAGATGAAAAATGGGAGTCCTTCAAAACCACGGTAGAAAAGGAATTTAACGATCTGAAAAAAAGAGTAGAACGTGCAAAAGACAAACTGAAAAAACAAATTCCCGACAATAGCCAGCAGCCAGCAGAGCGCAATGTCCCCGAACCTCCTACCCTGTTGACCTGAAACAACCCTTACATCACGAGCACAGCGGCTCCTTTGATTTTTCCTTCCCGCAGGGCAGTAAGTGCTTCATTGGCCTGTGAAAGCGCAAAAGTCTGTATGGCTGTCATCACCGGCATTTTAGACAACTGCTCCATCAGCAGCTCTCCGTCTTTACGGGTAAGATTAGCCACAGAACGTATCACTCTTTCCTCCCACAATATACTGTAGGGGAAAGCAGGAATATCACTCATATGAATACCGGCACATACCACTGTCCCGCCTTTGTCGAGTTGCGCCAATGCCCGCGGCACCAGCGATCCGTCGGGCGCAAAGATAATAGCGGCATCCATCAATATCGGAGGCTCATCCTCGGAACTGCCCGCCCATACAGCTCCTGTTTTTAAAGCAAACTCCTGCCCATCACCATCACCTGGTCTGGTAAAGGCATACACCAGTTTATAGTGAAACTTCGCTATCTGTACCAGTATATGTGCAGCAGCTCCATAACCGTAGAACCCAATGTTTTCGGCATATCCGGGTAACATACGCCAGGAGCGGTAACCAATCAACCCCGCACATAACAACGGTGCACCGCCCGGATGCGCATATGTTTCCGGCAGCTTCAGACAATAAGCAGCCAGCGCTACGGTATACTCCGCATATCCCCCGTTGACAGAATAGCCCGTAAACAGTGCATGTTCACACAGGTTTTCCTGTTCCTGCAAACAGTATTTACAATGGCCGCAAGTATAAGCCAGCCACGGCACTCCTACCTTTTCTCCTATCCCCGGAGAAGTCACACCATCTCCGGTGGCTACCACCACTCCTACAATCTCATGCCCCGGAATCAGCGGCAATGACGGATTGGGCAGCTCTCCGTCAACAATATGCAGGTCGGTACGGCATACACCGCAGGCGATGACCTTTATCAATACCTGCCCTGCCGCAGGAACCGGCACCGGCACGGTATGCAGCAACAGCGGATTGCCGGCTTTTTCCATTACCATAGCTTGCATGGTGCCGGGGATAGTGATCTGTTGTTTCATAAAACAGATTTTTGGTTTTATTGTGTTCCGTAAACAGCCATCGCAGCTACAAGCCTGGGGCCAGACCAGTTGCCATCTACCATCAAACGCCGGAGCGTATACAGTTCATTCCCCGGCGTCGGATGGCGATTCAGCTGGAAAGCAGCTTTATACCCGGCTTTCTTCAGTTCAACAATAATACTGTCGTTATATTCTCCAAACGGATAAGCAAAGTACCAGACAGGCCGGCCGGTTATTTTTTCCAGCTGCTGCCGGGGCTCCACCAGCTGTTTCTGCCAGTCCATTACACCGGTGAGTTTAAGATGAGGATGATCCCATGTGTGAGAAGCAATCACATGTCCCTGATCAGCCATGGTTTTGATCTGGTCCTTCGAGAGATACCGGGGTTTGTTTAATGTAACTGTCATCACAAAAAAAACGCCCCGCAAACCAAAGTGTTGCAATAGCGGCGCAGCTACCGTTGCATGTTCTGCATGCGAATCATCAAAGGTGATGATACAGGTGCGGGGAGGTATAGGCCGCCCTTCTTTCAGCAACGTGATGGCTGCATCCGGTGATATGGTATGATAACCACTGTCAGCAAGGGTTCTGAGCTGCCGTTCAAATTGCGCCCTGTCTACATGCAACAGGTCGTTTTTGTGGGTTCCGGGAACGGTAATGTTGTGATAACAGAGGATAGGCAGCTGTTGCTGGCCGGTGACAATCACCGGCAACCAGCAGAGCAAGAAAACAATCAGGTGTTTCATATGCTTATTGATATTGAATATAAATCGGACGGGGATACAGTTTCAGCACTTCATCGGGCTCCATGAGATGGCCCCCCGTCTCCACATCTACCTCATAAAACAACTTAAAACCGGTAAACTGCACCGGTTGATCGGCAATCCAGCTATGGTAGGTATGTTTCTTTTTTGCCACTCCTCCGAATCCATCCATATCCATCACAATCTGTACTTCCGGTTGAAGGTGAATATCTTTGTAATTCGTGACCATACCCTTTGTAAAACGGTGTACCACCAGTATTTTGGGAGGCAGGCCATATTGTTTGACAATTCCAGCCAGCCAGGAACTGGCGTAGTTAATATCCTCTGCATCCATTGTACCAATTACAGAGCAGGGAGCACGGCCATTTTTCATGGAGTATTCAGGATCTATGCCCAGATGGACTTCCGGACGGGACATAAATTTTTCCAGGAGCGGCAGCTCATCACGGAGTTTGCTCTGTCCGGGTTGCACATCCAGGAAAACGATGGCATGCTCCTGCGTTGCCAGGTCCAGCGCTTTGTTGATAGCAGTGGCAGGCATACGCTGACGATATTTACCATCTGCACCGGGGCTGCGCTGGGCCGTCACAGCGATATAATGAAAAGCCGGAATAACCGGTGTGGTACTGTCTGCGGCTTCCCATAATGCAACCGTTTCCTTTAGCCGGGCCAGCATACTGTCTACCGGGACAGTTCCCAGCACTCCCAGCCGGGGTGTATAAAAATTACCATAATAAGCCACAATCCGGTTGAACGGCAATAATGCCCCGGGAAGCGGGTAATAGGTGTTAACCGGCCATGTTAGCGAAGGAGAGTCATGCAGCAGGTGCAGCATCCGTTGCTGATACATCAGCGTATCTACAGTATTGCTTTTCGCTATACTGTCTACCTGCGCAGGTTTATTGACAACAACGCTTTCCTTTTCCGGCACCACCTCTTTTGAAGGTTTTTCATGACGACCAGGTTTCCAAACAATCCATACTACCAGTAATACAAGCAGCGTCACCAACAACAACTTCCATAA
Encoded proteins:
- a CDS encoding zinc-dependent alcohol dehydrogenase family protein, with product MKQQITIPGTMQAMVMEKAGNPLLLHTVPVPVPAAGQVLIKVIACGVCRTDLHIVDGELPNPSLPLIPGHEIVGVVVATGDGVTSPGIGEKVGVPWLAYTCGHCKYCLQEQENLCEHALFTGYSVNGGYAEYTVALAAYCLKLPETYAHPGGAPLLCAGLIGYRSWRMLPGYAENIGFYGYGAAAHILVQIAKFHYKLVYAFTRPGDGDGQEFALKTGAVWAGSSEDEPPILMDAAIIFAPDGSLVPRALAQLDKGGTVVCAGIHMSDIPAFPYSILWEERVIRSVANLTRKDGELLMEQLSKMPVMTAIQTFALSQANEALTALREGKIKGAAVLVM
- a CDS encoding polysaccharide deacetylase family protein translates to MKHLIVFLLCWLPVIVTGQQQLPILCYHNITVPGTHKNDLLHVDRAQFERQLRTLADSGYHTISPDAAITLLKEGRPIPPRTCIITFDDSHAEHATVAAPLLQHFGLRGVFFVMTVTLNKPRYLSKDQIKTMADQGHVIASHTWDHPHLKLTGVMDWQKQLVEPRQQLEKITGRPVWYFAYPFGEYNDSIIVELKKAGYKAAFQLNRHPTPGNELYTLRRLMVDGNWSGPRLVAAMAVYGTQ